In Microbacterium binotii, one DNA window encodes the following:
- a CDS encoding SRPBCC family protein has product MSRNVRRMSCTPEEVFAVMADGWLYPSWVVGASRMRSVDDAWPAEGAQLHHSFGVWPVLIDDTTEVREYDAPRRIVLRARGWPMGEARVVIEVRPSEDGCLVRITEDAVAGPGAWIPRWILNPPLHLRNAETLQRLAFLAEGRAARGG; this is encoded by the coding sequence ATGTCACGCAATGTCCGTCGCATGTCCTGCACGCCCGAAGAGGTCTTCGCCGTGATGGCGGACGGCTGGCTGTACCCCTCGTGGGTGGTCGGAGCCTCCCGGATGCGGTCGGTCGACGATGCCTGGCCGGCCGAAGGGGCGCAGCTGCACCACTCGTTCGGCGTCTGGCCCGTGCTGATCGACGACACCACCGAGGTGCGCGAGTACGACGCGCCGCGGCGGATCGTGCTCCGTGCGCGCGGCTGGCCGATGGGGGAGGCGCGCGTCGTGATCGAGGTGCGACCGAGCGAGGACGGATGCCTGGTTCGCATCACGGAGGACGCCGTCGCCGGCCCCGGAGCATGGATCCCGCGGTGGATCCTGAACCCCCCGCTGCACCTGCGTAACGCCGAGACCCTGCAACGATTGGCGTTCCTGGCGGAGGGTCGGGCCGCGAGAGGGGGATGA